A single region of the Echinimonas agarilytica genome encodes:
- the pyrH gene encoding UMP kinase, whose amino-acid sequence MTTNPKFNYRRILLKLSGEALMGDEGFGIDPVVLDRMALEIKELIDMGVQVGLVIGGGNLFRGQKLADAGMHRVVGDHMGMLATLMNGLAMRDALARAHVNTRLMSAIPLNGVCDTYNWAEAISLLRSGRVVIFSAGTGNPFFTTDSAACLRGIEIEADVVLKGTKVDGVYSEDPMKNPDAELYSTLDYNDVLEKELKVMDLAAFTLARDHSLPIRVFNMNKPGILKSIVMGDEQGTLICHTDK is encoded by the coding sequence TAAAACTTTCTGGTGAAGCCCTGATGGGAGACGAAGGTTTTGGTATCGACCCTGTTGTTCTTGATCGTATGGCACTGGAAATCAAAGAATTGATTGATATGGGTGTTCAAGTCGGTCTGGTGATTGGCGGCGGAAACCTATTCCGTGGTCAAAAACTTGCAGATGCAGGTATGCATCGTGTTGTTGGCGATCACATGGGTATGTTAGCAACATTAATGAATGGCTTGGCCATGCGTGATGCTCTGGCACGAGCTCACGTGAATACGCGATTAATGTCTGCCATTCCATTGAATGGTGTGTGTGATACTTATAACTGGGCAGAAGCCATTAGTTTGCTGCGTTCGGGCCGAGTTGTAATCTTTTCTGCCGGTACAGGTAATCCATTCTTCACGACAGATTCTGCAGCATGTTTGCGCGGCATTGAAATTGAAGCCGACGTTGTTCTCAAAGGAACCAAGGTTGATGGCGTCTATTCAGAAGACCCAATGAAGAACCCTGATGCAGAGCTATATAGCACGTTAGATTATAATGACGTGTTAGAAAAAGAATTAAAGGTCATGGATTTAGCGGCATTTACGTTGGCTCGTGATCATAGTTTGCCAATTCGTGTATTTAACATGAATAAACCCGGCATTCTTAAGAGTATTGTGATGGGTGATGAACAAGGTACCTTGATTTGTCATACGGACAAGTAA
- the frr gene encoding ribosome recycling factor, with protein MINEIKTDAKTRMEKSVESLKNQMAKIRTGRAHPSLLDTIRVSYYGAETPLNQVGNVIAEDSRTLAVTVFDRSMIQAVEKAIMSSDLGLNPNSAGTVIRIPLPALTEERRRDLIKVVRGEAENGRVAIRNIRRDANSDLKELLKEKEISEDEERKAEEDVQKLTDTFVKNVEELLKAKEAELLEI; from the coding sequence GTGATTAATGAAATCAAAACAGATGCTAAAACACGCATGGAAAAGAGCGTAGAGTCGCTCAAAAACCAAATGGCAAAAATCCGTACAGGACGCGCACATCCGAGTTTATTGGATACTATCCGCGTTTCTTATTACGGTGCTGAAACGCCACTGAATCAAGTTGGCAATGTGATTGCAGAAGACTCTCGCACATTGGCTGTGACTGTGTTTGACCGCAGCATGATCCAAGCAGTAGAAAAAGCAATTATGAGCTCAGACTTAGGCCTGAACCCTAATTCTGCGGGTACAGTTATTCGTATTCCGTTACCAGCACTGACCGAAGAGCGTCGTCGCGACCTCATTAAAGTTGTGCGCGGAGAAGCTGAAAATGGTCGTGTTGCAATTCGTAATATTCGTCGCGATGCGAATAGCGATCTGAAAGAGCTTCTGAAAGAAAAAGAAATTTCTGAAGATGAAGAGCGTAAAGCAGAAGAAGATGTTCAAAAGCTTACCGATACGTTTGTGAAGAACGTTGAAGAATTATTGAAAGCTAAAGAAGCAGAGTTACTTGAAATCTAA
- the uppS gene encoding polyprenyl diphosphate synthase, producing MTDTTEQALSLSPPKHVAIIMDGNGRWAQQRNKPRVFGHKSGVQSVRNAVKFAGSIGIQALTLYAFSSENWRRPKQEVGVLMELFMAVLTNEVKRLSKNQVRLKIIGDVSRFSDKLQLKIRQAEELTANNTGLLLNIAANYGGRWDILDTTQRLAEQVKAGRLEPSEITEELFSNATCLAGVPDPDLMIRTGGDHRISNFLIWHAAYTEFYFTDTLWPDFDDAVFGDAIASFQGRERRFGHTGEQVQELVSNDSKESN from the coding sequence ATGACGGATACGACGGAACAAGCTTTATCTTTATCGCCTCCTAAGCATGTTGCGATTATTATGGATGGGAATGGACGATGGGCACAGCAACGCAATAAACCGCGAGTGTTTGGTCATAAGTCCGGGGTTCAGTCGGTTCGAAATGCTGTGAAATTTGCCGGTTCAATCGGTATTCAAGCGCTCACGCTTTACGCATTCAGCAGTGAAAATTGGCGGCGGCCAAAGCAAGAAGTTGGTGTACTCATGGAGTTATTCATGGCTGTGCTGACCAATGAAGTAAAACGCCTCTCTAAAAATCAGGTGCGCCTCAAAATCATTGGTGACGTGTCTCGTTTCAGTGACAAATTACAACTCAAGATCCGCCAAGCAGAAGAACTTACCGCTAATAATACCGGTCTCCTTTTAAACATTGCCGCAAATTACGGCGGGCGCTGGGATATTCTAGATACGACTCAGCGATTGGCCGAGCAAGTCAAAGCAGGCCGACTAGAACCGTCTGAGATTACTGAAGAGTTATTTTCTAACGCCACTTGCTTAGCGGGAGTGCCTGATCCAGATTTAATGATTCGAACCGGTGGAGACCATCGAATTAGTAATTTTCTCATATGGCATGCAGCCTATACTGAATTTTATTTTACTGACACGCTTTGGCCTGATTTTGACGATGCGGTTTTTGGAGATGCGATTGCATCATTCCAAGGACGCGAAAGACGTTTTGGTCATACCGGTGAGCAAGTACAAGAACTTGTGTCTAATGACAGCAAGGAAAGCAATTAA